The following are from one region of the Gemmatimonadaceae bacterium genome:
- the recO gene encoding DNA repair protein RecO, with the protein MPLLQTDALVLHAANYLESSRLLRLLTREAGVQSVVARGARSSKKRFGSAVDLFAEGQAQIQTKPGRDLHGLNAFDVTKARTGLATDLDRFTAANALAEVVLRLVHDEAAPGIYEVVEQGLDRLATIPPDRVAHETVGILWRLLAEVGFRPVVDRCVECLDPIPETDAARFHVALGGTLCQRCARLAPGGRLLPPEARATIRGWLEPEAPADPLHADPPEPAATKAHQRLLREFLGAHLPDNRPLKAFEVWEKGTW; encoded by the coding sequence GTGCCCCTGCTCCAAACCGACGCCCTCGTCCTGCACGCCGCCAACTACCTCGAGTCCAGCCGACTGCTTCGGCTGCTCACGAGGGAGGCCGGGGTGCAGTCGGTCGTCGCGCGGGGGGCGCGCAGTTCGAAGAAGCGCTTCGGCAGTGCGGTCGATCTCTTCGCTGAAGGGCAGGCGCAGATCCAGACGAAGCCCGGCCGCGACCTCCACGGCTTGAATGCCTTCGACGTCACCAAGGCGCGCACCGGCCTCGCCACCGACCTCGATCGCTTTACCGCGGCCAACGCGCTCGCCGAGGTGGTCCTGCGCCTGGTGCACGACGAGGCCGCCCCCGGCATCTACGAAGTGGTGGAGCAGGGGCTCGACCGTCTCGCCACCATCCCGCCGGATCGGGTCGCCCACGAAACCGTCGGCATCCTCTGGCGCCTGCTCGCCGAAGTCGGCTTTCGCCCGGTCGTGGACCGCTGCGTCGAGTGTCTCGACCCCATTCCCGAGACTGATGCCGCCCGGTTCCACGTGGCCCTGGGGGGCACCCTCTGTCAGCGCTGTGCCCGGCTCGCGCCCGGCGGACGCCTCCTCCCGCCGGAGGCCCGCGCCACGATCCGTGGCTGGCTCGAGCCCGAAGCCCCCGCCGACCCACTCCACGCGGATCCCCCGGAGCCCGCCGCCACCAAGGCGCACCAGCGCCTCCTCCGTGAATTCCTCGGCGCCCACCTCCCCGACAACCGTCCGCTCAAGGCGTTCGAAGTCTGGGAAAAAGGGACGTGGTAG